In a single window of the Methanofollis ethanolicus genome:
- a CDS encoding heavy metal translocating P-type ATPase gives METEEEKQEDQTRKETLRVSGMHCATCALTIEKALKNMDGVKGASVNLGTEQASVEYDPAKVSATEIEQAVAGAGYAVVTGRATLKVGGMMCATCVKTIETALQALPGVVSATVNLGSERAYVIYNPDTVGIPEMKAAIEDAGYQYLGMEGEETGEIEKKAREADLQDKKRRIIVGAVASAVLMGLMFAMPPVPVAMPYLLLVIATPPFVYLSWPIFLGAWRALKNRTLNMDVMYAMGIGVAFAASVLGTFGIVLTTDFLFYETAVMLATFLTLGRYLEARAKGRTGEAIAALVRLRPKTATVLADGKEEERPIDDVRPGDIVLVRPGEQVPVDGTVRKGESYVDESMISGEPVPVGKETGSGVVGGTINQDGVLEVEATRVGRDTVLARIIRLVEEAQGTKPPVQRIADTAVTYFIPAVLAIAAASFLTWYVVLNSTLLFALTTLISVLVVACPCALGLATPTAITVGVGRGAELGILIKSGEALESAENLTTVAFDKTGTLTKGKPEVTDVVGLAAERDEVLALAAGVERNSQHPVATAIVRSAGEHGLAVPESTAFDTVRGKGVVAVVEGRQVVLGNRALLAERGVSLAGEAADAAGRLEEEGKTVSFLAADGRTAGIVAVADTLKPTAMRAVAALKKMGLSVVMVTGDNQRTAHAIAGRIGIDRVLAEVLPDEKAAEVRALQDQGKKVAFVGDGINDAPALAQADLGIAIGSGTDVAIESGDVVLVKDDLTDVPAAIQLSRKTIGRVKMNLFWAFAYNAALIPVAAGVLYPAFGITFRPELAGLAMAASSVTVVTLSLLLKGYMPEAKRGKTEERGMEIDPVCKMKVDPTTAQHTSEYKGKRYYFCAPGCKKAFEAEPEKYLKG, from the coding sequence ATGGAGACGGAGGAAGAGAAACAGGAGGACCAGACCCGGAAAGAGACCCTCAGGGTCTCCGGCATGCACTGCGCCACCTGCGCCCTCACCATCGAGAAGGCCCTGAAGAACATGGACGGGGTGAAGGGGGCCTCGGTGAACCTCGGCACCGAGCAGGCATCCGTGGAGTACGACCCGGCAAAGGTGAGCGCGACCGAGATCGAGCAGGCCGTCGCGGGCGCGGGCTACGCGGTCGTCACCGGCAGGGCCACCCTCAAGGTCGGCGGGATGATGTGCGCCACCTGCGTGAAGACCATCGAGACGGCCCTGCAGGCCCTGCCCGGCGTCGTCTCGGCCACCGTCAACCTCGGCTCCGAGAGAGCCTATGTCATCTACAACCCCGACACCGTCGGCATCCCGGAGATGAAGGCGGCGATCGAAGACGCCGGATACCAGTACCTCGGCATGGAGGGGGAGGAGACGGGCGAGATAGAAAAGAAGGCCCGTGAAGCCGACCTCCAGGACAAAAAACGGCGCATCATCGTCGGCGCCGTCGCCTCCGCGGTGCTGATGGGGCTGATGTTCGCGATGCCCCCGGTGCCTGTGGCCATGCCCTACCTCCTCCTCGTCATCGCCACCCCGCCCTTCGTCTACCTCTCCTGGCCGATCTTCCTCGGCGCCTGGAGGGCCCTGAAGAACCGGACCCTGAACATGGACGTCATGTACGCGATGGGCATCGGCGTCGCCTTCGCGGCCTCGGTCCTCGGCACCTTCGGGATCGTCCTCACCACCGACTTCCTCTTCTACGAGACCGCCGTGATGCTCGCCACCTTCCTCACCCTCGGCCGGTACCTGGAGGCGCGGGCCAAGGGGCGGACCGGCGAGGCGATCGCCGCCCTCGTACGCCTGCGGCCGAAGACCGCCACCGTCCTCGCGGACGGGAAGGAGGAGGAGAGGCCGATCGATGACGTCAGGCCAGGCGACATCGTCCTGGTCAGGCCGGGAGAGCAGGTGCCGGTCGACGGCACGGTCAGAAAGGGGGAGAGTTATGTGGACGAGTCGATGATCAGCGGCGAGCCCGTTCCGGTCGGAAAGGAAACAGGGTCAGGCGTCGTCGGCGGCACCATCAACCAGGACGGCGTCCTCGAGGTCGAGGCCACGCGGGTGGGCAGGGACACCGTCCTCGCCCGGATCATCAGGCTCGTCGAGGAGGCGCAGGGCACCAAACCCCCTGTCCAGAGGATCGCGGACACCGCCGTCACCTACTTCATCCCGGCGGTCCTCGCCATCGCCGCCGCTTCCTTCCTCACCTGGTACGTCGTCCTCAACTCCACCCTCCTCTTCGCCCTCACCACCCTCATCTCGGTCCTCGTCGTCGCCTGCCCCTGCGCCCTCGGCCTTGCGACCCCGACCGCAATCACCGTCGGCGTCGGCCGGGGGGCCGAACTCGGCATCCTGATCAAGAGCGGCGAGGCCCTGGAGTCAGCCGAGAACCTCACCACCGTCGCCTTCGACAAGACCGGCACCCTGACGAAGGGGAAACCTGAGGTCACCGACGTGGTGGGTCTTGCCGCGGAGAGGGACGAGGTGCTCGCCCTTGCCGCGGGCGTGGAGAGGAACTCGCAGCACCCGGTCGCCACGGCCATCGTCAGGTCTGCCGGAGAGCACGGACTCGCCGTCCCGGAGAGCACGGCCTTCGACACCGTGCGGGGGAAGGGCGTCGTCGCCGTCGTCGAGGGCAGGCAGGTCGTACTCGGCAACAGGGCCCTCCTCGCGGAGAGGGGCGTGTCCCTTGCCGGCGAGGCCGCGGACGCCGCGGGACGCCTGGAAGAGGAGGGAAAGACCGTCTCCTTCCTCGCGGCCGACGGCAGGACCGCCGGCATCGTCGCCGTCGCGGACACCCTCAAACCCACCGCCATGCGGGCGGTCGCCGCCCTGAAAAAGATGGGCCTCTCCGTCGTGATGGTCACCGGGGACAACCAGAGGACGGCCCATGCCATCGCCGGCAGGATCGGGATCGACCGCGTCCTCGCCGAGGTGCTCCCGGACGAGAAGGCCGCCGAGGTGAGGGCACTCCAGGACCAGGGCAAAAAGGTCGCCTTTGTCGGCGACGGCATCAACGACGCCCCGGCCCTCGCCCAGGCCGACCTCGGGATCGCCATCGGCAGCGGGACAGACGTCGCCATCGAGAGCGGGGACGTGGTGCTCGTCAAAGACGACCTGACAGACGTGCCGGCAGCGATCCAGCTCTCCCGGAAGACGATCGGCCGGGTGAAGATGAACCTCTTCTGGGCCTTCGCCTACAATGCCGCCCTTATCCCCGTCGCCGCCGGCGTCCTGTACCCCGCATTCGGCATCACCTTCAGGCCCGAACTCGCCGGCCTCGCCATGGCCGCGAGTTCGGTGACCGTCGTGACGCTCTCCCTCCTCCTCAAAGGTTATATGCCGGAGGCGAAAAGAGGGAAGACGGAGGAAAGAGGCATGGAGATCGATCCGGTCTGCAAGATGAAGGTCGACCCGACGACCGCACAGCACACGAGTGAGTACAAAGGGAAGAGGTATTACTTCTGTGCACCGGGGTGCAAGAAGGCGTTCGAAGCGGAGCCTGAGAAATATTTGAAAGGGTGA
- a CDS encoding endonuclease V, protein MTPRHDPVPWPTGPADALALQKELRRFVVPAGSPEPIRIAGLDAAYSADGRTVFGAAAVLAYPSLRFVEGATAAVPVTFPYIPGLFAFREGPSLLAALGRLTCRPDLLMVHGHGIAHPRRCGIASHLGVVTGIPSVGVADTLLCGEAGGPDASRGSASPVTEKGEVIGCAVRTRPCVRPAYVSPGHLIDLAGAVRIVLLTTPRFRTPEPLRAAHRLAALARDSATFR, encoded by the coding sequence GTGACACCGCGCCACGATCCCGTCCCCTGGCCGACCGGTCCTGCCGACGCCCTCGCCCTCCAGAAGGAACTGCGCCGGTTTGTGGTCCCCGCGGGGTCGCCTGAACCGATCCGTATCGCCGGACTCGACGCGGCGTACTCTGCCGACGGCAGGACGGTCTTCGGGGCGGCCGCGGTCCTCGCCTACCCCTCCCTCAGGTTCGTGGAGGGGGCGACCGCCGCGGTGCCGGTGACCTTCCCCTACATCCCCGGCCTCTTCGCCTTCAGGGAGGGGCCATCCCTCCTTGCCGCCCTCGGTCGGTTGACCTGCCGGCCCGACCTCCTGATGGTTCACGGCCACGGCATCGCCCATCCCCGGCGGTGCGGGATCGCCTCGCACCTCGGCGTCGTCACCGGCATCCCCTCGGTCGGCGTCGCCGACACCCTCCTCTGCGGTGAGGCCGGGGGACCGGACGCATCGCGGGGGTCGGCGTCCCCGGTGACGGAGAAGGGAGAGGTGATCGGGTGCGCGGTGCGGACCCGCCCCTGCGTCAGGCCGGCCTATGTCTCCCCCGGCCACCTCATCGACCTTGCCGGGGCCGTCAGGATAGTCCTCCTGACCACGCCCCGTTTCCGCACCCCCGAACCCCTGCGGGCCGCCCACCGCCTCGCCGCCCTCGCCCGGGACTCCGCCACATTCCGGTGA
- the msrA gene encoding peptide-methionine (S)-S-oxide reductase MsrA, protein MVGEKEYERAYFAAGCFWGVKAAFREVKGVVETAVGFMGGQIADPTYEVVCTGRTGHAETVEVVFNPAAVSYASLLDVFWDIHDPTTKNRQGPDIGTQYRSAVFFLTPAQEAAALASRERLERSGRYSRPIVTGIVPAGPFYRAEEYHQRYYEKKGIGGCRIR, encoded by the coding sequence ATGGTCGGAGAGAAAGAGTATGAACGCGCCTACTTCGCGGCAGGATGTTTCTGGGGTGTGAAGGCGGCGTTCAGGGAGGTGAAGGGCGTTGTGGAGACCGCTGTCGGGTTCATGGGGGGACAGATCGCTGACCCGACCTATGAGGTGGTCTGCACAGGGAGGACCGGGCATGCCGAGACTGTGGAGGTGGTCTTCAATCCTGCGGCGGTCTCGTATGCCTCCCTCCTCGACGTCTTCTGGGATATCCACGACCCGACGACGAAGAACAGGCAGGGACCGGACATCGGCACCCAGTACCGCTCCGCAGTCTTTTTCCTGACGCCGGCCCAGGAGGCCGCGGCCCTGGCATCTCGGGAGAGGCTGGAGCGTTCGGGGCGCTATTCCCGGCCCATCGTCACCGGGATCGTGCCGGCGGGGCCGTTCTATCGCGCCGAGGAGTACCACCAACGGTACTACGAGAAAAAAGGGATTGGGGGGTGCCGGATCAGATGA
- a CDS encoding manganese efflux pump MntP, whose translation MDLLSVLLISVGLAMDATAVSIAGGVTVREGRVRTALVLALLFGVFQTGMAIAGWYAGTLLYAFISGIDHWIAFVLLAFIGGKMIIEGLKGEDGEKIAFSSAAVLIMLAVVTSIDSLAVGLSFAALGSPILLPSVIIGVVTALLSLGGFWFGTVFGGKNRERAEIIGGVILILIGLRVLADHLLI comes from the coding sequence ATGGATCTTCTCTCAGTCCTCCTCATCTCTGTCGGCCTCGCCATGGACGCCACTGCCGTCTCCATCGCTGGCGGGGTGACTGTGAGGGAGGGACGGGTGCGGACCGCACTCGTCCTCGCCCTCCTCTTCGGCGTCTTCCAGACAGGGATGGCCATCGCCGGTTGGTATGCCGGGACGCTCCTGTACGCGTTCATCTCGGGCATAGACCACTGGATCGCCTTCGTCCTCCTCGCATTTATCGGCGGGAAAATGATCATTGAAGGGCTCAAAGGCGAGGACGGCGAGAAGATCGCCTTCAGCAGCGCCGCCGTCCTCATCATGCTCGCTGTCGTGACCTCCATCGACTCCCTTGCCGTCGGCCTCTCCTTTGCCGCCCTCGGGTCACCGATCCTCCTGCCCTCCGTCATCATCGGGGTCGTCACCGCCCTCCTCTCCCTCGGCGGGTTCTGGTTCGGGACGGTCTTCGGCGGAAAGAACCGGGAGCGTGCCGAGATCATCGGAGGGGTCATCCTCATTCTGATCGGGCTGCGGGTGCTCGCCGACCACCTCCTCATCTGA
- a CDS encoding tetratricopeptide repeat protein has product MPKETETEAERMVEEGDAFISQGNRPAASARYREALGLDPAHAGALYRLGTIHEEDGEPDLAVICYDGILAENPDDPEVWTRRAHALIAAEDVDGAVESARHAVGVGNRYAPAWYLLGVAEKMRMNLHSALEAFHRAAELEPANPDCWFMAGVTLDMMFRHEDAVAAYRRALEIAPYHLEARKATAYALILLERYEEAVEACDRILELCPDYAPAVYIRGIALRGREAVAYGGRCV; this is encoded by the coding sequence ATGCCGAAGGAGACGGAGACAGAGGCAGAGCGCATGGTCGAGGAGGGGGACGCTTTCATCAGTCAGGGCAACAGGCCGGCGGCGTCGGCCCGGTACAGAGAGGCCCTCGGACTGGACCCGGCTCATGCCGGGGCCCTGTACAGGCTCGGCACCATCCATGAGGAGGACGGGGAACCTGACCTGGCTGTCATCTGTTATGACGGCATCCTCGCCGAGAACCCGGACGACCCCGAGGTCTGGACCCGGCGCGCCCATGCCCTCATCGCCGCGGAGGATGTGGACGGTGCCGTGGAGAGTGCGCGGCATGCTGTGGGGGTCGGCAACCGATACGCTCCGGCGTGGTACCTCCTGGGCGTGGCCGAGAAGATGCGCATGAACCTGCACTCCGCACTGGAGGCGTTTCACCGGGCGGCTGAACTCGAACCCGCCAACCCGGACTGCTGGTTTATGGCGGGGGTCACTCTCGACATGATGTTCAGGCACGAGGACGCGGTCGCCGCCTACCGCCGGGCCCTGGAGATCGCCCCCTATCACCTGGAGGCCCGCAAGGCGACGGCCTATGCCCTCATCCTCCTGGAGAGGTACGAGGAGGCGGTGGAGGCGTGCGACAGAATCCTCGAACTCTGCCCTGACTACGCGCCTGCGGTCTATATCCGGGGGATCGCCCTGCGCGGGAGAGAGGCGGTCGCATACGGGGGCAGGTGTGTCTAG
- a CDS encoding DUF362 domain-containing protein: MTSRVYFARIGLGNGRENTITRIRRLFDTAGLASCIEEGDLTAVKLHFGEEGCDTFVSPVWVRQVVDRIRDAGGNPFLTDTNTLYSGQRDNTVDHIATALGHGFGYEVTGAPIVIADGLHSQNWREVGIDRKHFAKVKIAGDILDAESMIVVSHVKGHGMAGFGGAIKNLAMGCAPAAGKMDQHQGLVPIIEAGACAECATCARVCPTGALEGGPGGITLTTTRCIGCGECMTVCPNGAIDFNWKEGLVPFMEMMTEYALGAVKDKAGRVGYINVLTNITPDCDCCPWSDRPIVPDIGILASTDPVAIDAASFDLVNAQPGMAESRLLGNREPGADKFRGVNPYSDGMIQVRYGEEIGLGSADYELVEI; this comes from the coding sequence ATGACGAGCAGGGTCTACTTCGCGCGGATCGGCCTTGGCAACGGCCGGGAAAACACCATCACGCGGATACGGAGACTCTTCGACACCGCGGGCCTCGCCTCCTGCATCGAGGAGGGCGACCTGACCGCGGTGAAACTTCACTTCGGCGAAGAGGGATGCGACACCTTCGTCTCGCCGGTCTGGGTGCGGCAGGTCGTCGACAGGATCAGGGACGCCGGGGGCAACCCCTTCCTCACCGACACGAACACCCTGTACTCGGGGCAGCGCGACAACACCGTCGACCACATCGCCACGGCGCTCGGCCACGGTTTCGGCTACGAGGTGACAGGGGCTCCGATCGTCATCGCCGACGGCCTTCACTCGCAGAACTGGCGGGAGGTCGGGATCGACAGGAAGCATTTTGCGAAGGTGAAGATCGCGGGCGACATCCTGGACGCGGAGAGCATGATCGTCGTCTCCCACGTGAAGGGGCACGGGATGGCGGGATTCGGCGGGGCGATCAAGAACCTGGCGATGGGGTGCGCACCTGCCGCGGGGAAGATGGACCAGCACCAGGGCCTCGTCCCCATCATCGAGGCCGGCGCCTGCGCGGAGTGCGCCACCTGCGCAAGGGTCTGCCCGACCGGCGCCCTGGAGGGAGGGCCCGGCGGCATCACCCTCACCACGACGCGGTGCATCGGTTGCGGCGAGTGCATGACCGTCTGCCCGAACGGGGCTATCGACTTCAACTGGAAGGAGGGACTCGTCCCCTTCATGGAGATGATGACCGAGTACGCCCTCGGCGCGGTGAAGGACAAGGCGGGGAGGGTCGGCTACATCAATGTCCTGACGAACATCACGCCCGACTGCGACTGCTGCCCCTGGAGCGATAGGCCGATCGTCCCTGACATCGGGATACTCGCCTCGACAGACCCGGTCGCCATCGACGCCGCAAGTTTCGACCTCGTCAATGCCCAGCCCGGCATGGCCGAAAGCCGTCTCCTCGGCAACCGCGAGCCCGGCGCCGACAAGTTCAGGGGGGTGAACCCGTACAGCGACGGCATGATCCAGGTGAGGTACGGCGAGGAGATCGGCCTCGGGTCCGCGGACTATGAACTCGTCGAGATCTGA
- a CDS encoding MIP/aquaporin family protein has product MVSLMKRSVAELIGTFVLVFFGAGAAAVTLMIAHGAETPNPFNIGIGALGGLGDWLAIGLAFGIAIAAVIYALGRVSGAHINPAVTIALWAAGMFPAREVVPYVASQFVGAALASFAFAACAGMDAVTVGGLGATTPFPGISFSQAILVEAIGTFLLMLAIMGVAVDKRAPPGFAGLVIGLTVAGIITTTGNIAGSSLNPARTFGPYLGDMVLGGTNLWGLFPIYVIGPVIGAVVAALLYRWITED; this is encoded by the coding sequence ATGGTCTCCCTCATGAAGAGAAGCGTCGCCGAACTGATCGGGACATTTGTCCTGGTCTTCTTCGGTGCCGGCGCCGCGGCCGTCACCCTGATGATCGCCCATGGCGCGGAGACGCCGAACCCCTTCAACATCGGGATCGGCGCCCTCGGCGGCCTCGGGGACTGGCTTGCGATAGGTCTCGCCTTCGGGATCGCGATCGCCGCGGTGATCTATGCCCTGGGAAGGGTCTCCGGGGCGCACATCAACCCGGCGGTGACGATCGCACTCTGGGCGGCCGGGATGTTCCCGGCGCGGGAGGTCGTCCCCTATGTGGCGTCCCAGTTCGTCGGCGCGGCCCTCGCAAGCTTCGCATTTGCGGCCTGCGCGGGCATGGACGCCGTCACGGTCGGCGGCCTCGGCGCAACCACGCCGTTTCCAGGCATCTCCTTCTCGCAGGCGATCCTGGTCGAGGCAATCGGCACCTTCCTCCTGATGCTCGCGATCATGGGGGTGGCCGTGGACAAAAGAGCGCCGCCCGGCTTTGCAGGCCTCGTCATCGGCCTCACCGTCGCCGGGATCATCACGACGACCGGGAACATCGCCGGGTCGTCCCTGAACCCGGCCCGCACCTTCGGGCCGTATCTGGGCGACATGGTCCTCGGCGGGACAAACCTCTGGGGCCTCTTCCCGATCTACGTCATCGGCCCGGTCATCGGCGCCGTCGTGGCGGCGTTGCTGTACCGGTGGATCACCGAGGACTAA
- a CDS encoding DUF2180 family protein yields the protein MKCYICAQEGKTTEAAGICIVCGMGLCTDHMVRSDVDLWEGGYPFPAQKMKKALPRILCPECHAALQE from the coding sequence ATGAAATGCTATATCTGCGCACAGGAGGGGAAGACGACCGAGGCCGCGGGGATCTGCATCGTCTGCGGCATGGGCCTCTGCACCGATCATATGGTTCGGAGCGACGTGGACCTCTGGGAAGGGGGATACCCCTTCCCGGCACAGAAGATGAAGAAAGCCCTCCCGAGGATCCTCTGCCCGGAATGCCATGCCGCCCTGCAGGAGTGA
- a CDS encoding DUF2193 domain-containing protein: MKEIYTKILDEAMAAQRADVETIKKKRGTAFKVKDGKAYVDAAAKMKAGEGQSKAVIDLHVESVKAHYRNLSGLTNYVRPEDDPFVEHYQTPAVLEVLYAEDPTFRKSMDTFIKAIGKSEALIGREAARRYAGFYGPTCVVDFALIPGSTSNVVNQVLQTVKIPTEHRQAILAAKSWGMNTSYGIGEVFANAVEAGDTLADATKQEVKQLQAIYDHPVRAQVDLMEKAGMTSFDPAKYMEGYKKDIEPFVKAAIDGGVHYGNIVTVPAYCVGDIAHHIAQSTFNMCKDDVVMGIIEAVTEVMDRSVRAALDTVKSEYQLLSIATGSSAAATEYILELDGFNAPMVVDLLTKRFHNFVQLYPTRGAAAELHNCDFMDMIWRGWRMLDAARRKRNGSGDMLTPKAAGFPVDLAPIHESEVIMNPQRYAYPASAITVRYSALMRLADYPCLLTSEPVTATMMTNIIALHPEQIAAPVRACKDCASASMVDFRHEYCQWREAV, from the coding sequence ATGAAAGAGATCTATACGAAAATTCTTGACGAGGCCATGGCGGCGCAGCGCGCCGACGTGGAGACGATCAAAAAGAAGCGCGGCACGGCATTCAAGGTGAAAGACGGCAAGGCCTACGTCGACGCCGCGGCGAAGATGAAGGCCGGCGAAGGGCAGAGCAAGGCCGTGATCGACCTCCATGTGGAGTCAGTGAAGGCCCATTACAGGAACCTCTCAGGCCTCACCAACTATGTCCGCCCTGAGGACGACCCCTTTGTCGAGCACTACCAGACGCCTGCCGTCCTCGAAGTCCTCTATGCCGAGGACCCGACGTTCAGAAAGAGCATGGACACCTTCATCAAGGCGATCGGGAAGTCCGAAGCCCTGATCGGCCGCGAGGCGGCGAGGCGGTATGCCGGGTTCTACGGCCCGACCTGCGTCGTCGACTTCGCCCTGATACCGGGCAGCACCTCCAATGTCGTCAACCAGGTCCTCCAGACCGTCAAGATCCCGACAGAGCACAGGCAGGCAATCCTGGCGGCAAAGTCCTGGGGCATGAACACCTCGTACGGCATCGGCGAGGTCTTTGCCAACGCCGTGGAGGCGGGCGACACCCTGGCCGATGCCACGAAACAGGAGGTCAAACAGCTCCAGGCGATCTACGACCACCCGGTCAGGGCGCAGGTCGACCTGATGGAGAAGGCAGGCATGACCTCCTTCGACCCGGCGAAGTACATGGAGGGGTACAAAAAGGACATCGAGCCCTTCGTGAAGGCCGCGATCGACGGCGGCGTCCACTACGGCAACATCGTCACCGTCCCGGCCTACTGCGTCGGCGACATCGCGCACCACATCGCCCAGTCCACCTTCAACATGTGCAAGGACGACGTGGTCATGGGCATCATCGAGGCAGTGACCGAGGTGATGGACAGGAGCGTGCGGGCGGCCCTCGACACGGTCAAAAGTGAGTATCAACTCCTCTCCATCGCCACCGGATCGTCGGCGGCGGCGACCGAATATATCCTCGAACTCGACGGTTTCAACGCCCCGATGGTCGTCGACCTGCTCACGAAGCGCTTCCACAACTTCGTGCAGCTGTACCCCACCCGCGGCGCCGCGGCCGAACTCCACAACTGCGACTTCATGGACATGATCTGGCGCGGCTGGCGGATGCTCGACGCCGCACGGAGGAAGAGGAACGGGTCGGGCGATATGCTGACCCCGAAGGCCGCGGGTTTCCCGGTGGACCTCGCGCCCATCCATGAGAGCGAGGTGATCATGAACCCGCAGCGCTACGCCTACCCGGCGTCGGCGATCACCGTGCGCTACTCGGCCTTGATGCGCCTCGCCGACTACCCCTGTCTGCTGACGAGTGAACCGGTGACGGCGACAATGATGACGAACATCATCGCCCTCCACCCCGAGCAGATCGCCGCCCCGGTGCGGGCCTGCAAGGACTGCGCCTCGGCCTCGATGGTCGACTTCAGGCACGAGTACTGCCAGTGGAGAGAGGCAGTCTGA
- a CDS encoding methyltransferase domain-containing protein yields the protein MNKRKPTSISDGKKKKMQERSLGPVNNLEAHVPPEWWRGIFNHLYLKTDGDVVGDDTLTVKEIDLFSEAAGLRKDDRILDVCCGQGRHTLELARRGFAAEGLDRSHYLVQKARASAKKEGLDVRFKEGDARRLPYRTDTFDAVMILGNSFGYFESGEDDHVVLAEVARVLKPDGRILIDISDGGYLRDNFQKRSWEWIDKKHFVCRERSLSADGARLISREVITHVEKGVIADQFYAERLYTGEKIEELISSAGFSAIGRHGEIATESARNQDLGMMERRIVVTGTIAKAWTEPAKGAASDVRQVTVIFGDPRLRDDIKPDCVFDEDDYDTINRLKEALKQLKGYRFAFLDNHQTLIADLERVRSKTDYVFNLCDEGFLNDPWKELHVPALLEVLGIPYTGSAPQCLAFCYDKSLVRGVAREMHIPVPEAVLVRGEEIAYDIPFRLPAIVKPNSGDSSFGITEKNVAYSFEDLTRAISSIRSRFGFEKPILVEEYLTGPDLSVGIIGNPPESYTVLPIIEEDYSALPPGLPRICGYEAKWVQDSPYWKITSIKADLPEETEKQIIEWSVQMTRRLGSRDYTRLDWRLSADGEPKLLEVNPNPGWCWDGHLAKMAKIAGVSYPEMIGMVLKAAEGRIGEKRA from the coding sequence ATGAACAAACGAAAGCCAACCTCCATTTCGGACGGGAAGAAGAAAAAAATGCAGGAGCGGTCGCTTGGTCCGGTGAACAATCTCGAAGCCCATGTCCCGCCGGAGTGGTGGCGGGGGATCTTCAACCACCTCTACCTCAAGACAGACGGCGACGTGGTCGGCGACGACACCCTGACGGTAAAGGAGATAGACCTCTTTTCAGAAGCGGCCGGCCTCAGGAAGGACGACCGTATCCTCGATGTCTGCTGTGGACAGGGGCGCCACACCCTCGAACTGGCCCGGCGCGGCTTCGCCGCCGAAGGGCTCGACCGTTCCCACTATCTGGTCCAGAAGGCGCGGGCCTCCGCAAAGAAGGAGGGGCTGGATGTCAGGTTCAAGGAAGGGGACGCACGACGTCTCCCGTACCGCACCGACACCTTCGACGCCGTGATGATTCTCGGGAACAGTTTTGGTTACTTCGAGAGCGGGGAGGACGACCACGTGGTTCTTGCCGAAGTCGCCCGCGTCCTCAAGCCGGATGGCAGGATCCTCATCGACATCTCTGATGGCGGGTATCTCAGGGACAACTTCCAGAAGCGTTCCTGGGAATGGATCGATAAAAAACACTTCGTATGCAGGGAGCGGTCCCTCTCGGCAGACGGGGCGCGGCTCATTTCGCGGGAGGTGATCACCCATGTAGAGAAGGGGGTGATCGCCGACCAGTTCTATGCAGAGCGGCTGTACACCGGAGAAAAGATCGAGGAACTCATCTCTTCGGCCGGGTTCTCCGCCATCGGTAGGCACGGCGAGATCGCGACCGAGTCGGCACGGAACCAGGACCTCGGCATGATGGAGAGGCGGATCGTCGTCACCGGCACGATCGCCAAGGCATGGACAGAGCCTGCGAAGGGTGCGGCCTCTGACGTGCGGCAGGTGACGGTCATCTTCGGCGACCCGCGCCTCAGGGACGACATCAAGCCGGACTGTGTCTTCGACGAGGACGACTATGACACCATCAACCGGCTCAAAGAGGCGCTGAAGCAGTTGAAAGGCTACCGTTTCGCCTTCCTTGACAACCACCAGACCCTTATCGCCGACCTGGAGAGAGTGCGCAGCAAGACCGACTATGTCTTCAACCTCTGCGACGAGGGCTTCCTCAACGACCCCTGGAAGGAACTGCATGTCCCCGCCCTCCTCGAGGTCCTGGGGATCCCGTACACCGGGTCGGCCCCCCAGTGCCTCGCGTTCTGCTACGACAAGTCGCTTGTCAGGGGCGTGGCGCGGGAGATGCATATCCCGGTGCCCGAGGCGGTGCTCGTCCGCGGTGAGGAGATCGCCTACGATATCCCCTTCAGGCTGCCTGCGATCGTGAAGCCAAACTCGGGGGACTCGAGTTTCGGGATCACCGAGAAGAACGTCGCGTATTCGTTCGAAGACCTGACGCGTGCGATCTCGTCGATCAGGTCGCGCTTCGGTTTCGAGAAACCGATCCTGGTCGAGGAGTACCTCACCGGCCCCGACCTCTCTGTCGGGATCATCGGCAACCCACCCGAGTCGTACACGGTCCTGCCCATCATCGAGGAGGACTACTCTGCCCTCCCGCCCGGACTCCCCAGGATCTGCGGTTACGAGGCAAAGTGGGTCCAGGACTCGCCGTACTGGAAGATCACCTCCATCAAGGCCGACCTCCCCGAGGAAACAGAGAAACAGATCATCGAGTGGAGCGTCCAGATGACGAGAAGACTCGGCAGCCGCGACTATACCCGCCTCGACTGGCGGCTCTCGGCCGATGGCGAACCGAAACTCCTTGAAGTGAACCCGAATCCGGGATGGTGCTGGGACGGCCACCTTGCCAAGATGGCGAAGATCGCCGGGGTCTCGTATCCCGAGATGATCGGCATGGTCCTGAAGGCCGCGGAAGGCCGGATCGGCGAGAAACGGGCGTGA